The following proteins are co-located in the Leptidea sinapis chromosome 30, ilLepSina1.1, whole genome shotgun sequence genome:
- the LOC126973819 gene encoding uncharacterized protein LOC126973819 → MIDNINKNLRALDTLGQPTAHWDTLIIYIMSKKLNNVTNREWEEHKNNLNHFPNLKNYTKYLSNRADLLETLHDNKTLNNNYINTKTYESNKNTNYLTNTHFKPEKIASCPMCSQNHLLFNCQSFRNLNVDSRIKKASESNVCMNCLRPGHTDKRCKLSHCKYCKSKHNTLLHRESQIDLKPKDNIALSTNIITNTKGKNKQALIILSTAMARVTDVNGRLHSARLLLDNGSTSNFITQDLCRKLGLNTRSTISSVSDASERAYGACIYVRTIAVDGTVCVRLLASKNKVAPIKTTTIPRLELCGALLGTRLYLKVCNSLTNVFSHCLFWCDSTIVLGWLSTQPSNLNQFVQNRVNEIQECTLDQTWRYVPSRSNPADLASRGVKADCISASTLWWSGPQFLHERTIHFPPSPNTPQTLPETSLHTVTHCNSKSINVLSDLIHKMSSFTKLNRVFAYILRFIYNCRSPNNKNKSYITSNELISAYNRIIYISQQEMFPEEYNHLKHNQILPKKNRLISLSPFIDSNNLIRVGGRLQNSNYSYDVKHPVLLCSKHHLTKILFLKYHKSLFHAGPQLLLANVRLTYWPLGGRNLAKQTVRNCVRCTRFKAQPIQVVMSN, encoded by the exons AtgatagataatataaataaaaatttaagagcGCTTGACACTCTCGGACAGCCTACAGCACATTGGGATACATTAATCATCTATATAATGTctaaaaaattgaataatgtGACCAACCGAGAGTGGGAAgaacataaaaacaatttaaatcattttccaAACTTAAAGAACTACActaaatatttatctaatagAGCTGATTTACTCGAGACCTTACAtgataataaaactttaaataataattatataaatactaaaacttACGAAAGTAACAAAAACACAAACTATCTAACGAACACACATTTTAAACCAGAAAAAATCGCATCATGTCCTATGTGCTCTCAAAACcatcttttatttaattgtcaatCATTTAGAAATCTTAATGTTGATTCCAGAATCAAAAAAGCTTCAGAAAGTAATGTGTGTATGAACTGCCTTCGTCCTGGTCATACCGACAAACGTTGTAAACTTTCACATTGCAAGTATTGCAAATCAAAACacaacacactcttacacaggGAATCTCAAATAGATCTCAAACCAAAAGACAATATTGCattatctactaatattattacaaatacaaaaggaaaaaataaacaGGCTCTTATAATATTATCCACAGCTATGGCAAGGGTGACAGATGTCAACGGTAGGCTTCATTCCGCCAGACTTCTTCTCGATAACGGCAGCACTTCCAACTTCATCACTCAGGATCTGTGCCGTAAGCTCGGTCTGAACACACGAAGCACTATCTCTTCAGTCTCAG ACGCTTCCGAACGTGCTTATGGTGCTTGTATTTACGTAAGGACAATCGCAGTCGATGGGACGGTTTGTGTTCGTCTTTTGGCCTCTAAAAACAAGGTTGCTCCCATTAAAACAACCACTATTCCACGTTTGGAGTTATGTGGTGCTTTGTTGGGTACACGTCTCTATTTGAAGGTATGCAATTCACTTACCAACGTCTTCAGTCATTGTTTGTTTTGGTGCGATTCCACAATAGTGTTAGGATGGCTTTCCACACAACCAAGTAATCTTAATCagtttgttcaaaatagagttaATGAGATTCAGGAATGTACACTTGACCAGACGTGGCGTTATGTACCTTCTAGAAGCAACCCTGCAGACTTAGCTTCTCGGGGGGTGAAGGCTGATTGTATCAGCGCGTCCACTCTTTGGTGGTCAGGTCCTCAATTCCTCCATGAGAGAACCATACATTTTCCTCCTTCTCCAAATACACCACAAACATTACCTGAAACTTCACTTCACACAGTTACACATTGTAATAGTAAAAGCATTAACGTACTTTCagatttaattcataaaatgtCTTCATTTACAAAATTGAATAGAGTTTTTGCATATATCTTAAGATTTATTTACAATTGTCGTAGtcccaataataaaaataaatcctaTATAACGAGTAACGAATTAATTTCAGCTTATaacagaattatatatatttctcagCAGGAAATGTTCCCTGAGGAATATAATCATCTTAAGCATAATCAAATACTCCCTAAAAAGAATCGTCTTATAAGTCTTAGTCCATTTATTGATTCTAATAACCTTATTCGCGTCGGTGGACGCCTTCAAAACTCTAACTATAGTTACGACGTAAAGCATCCAGTCTTATTATGTAGTAAACAtcatttaactaaaatattatttcttaaatatcaTAAATCACTGTTTCATGCTGGTCCTCAGCTTCTTCTTGCCAATGTAAGGCTCACATACTGGCCTCTTGGAGGTAGAAACCTAGCTAAGCAAACTGTACGTAATTGTGTTCGTTGCACGCGCTTTAAAGCTCAACCTATTCAAGTCGTCATGAGCAACTAA